A segment of the Desulfovibrio psychrotolerans genome:
CTCAGCGAACTCCAGTAGGCGCTGACGGTATTACCCGTTTTATCATCCACATACGTGACAATGGCATCAGCCCCAGCCCCTAGCACTGAAAGCTGGCTTAGCACCCATTCGGTCTGCTCCGGGGCAACCTCGTATGCAAGCTCGCCTGCGGCGAGCAACCCAGACTCTACGAGTTTGGAAGCCGTGTCGTCGCCAGCACCAATCCGACGAATCCCTGCAACAACATCGCCACCACCTTCAACCGTTGCGTATGCAGCAAAAACCACACATAACAATGCTGCAATTGTTGCAAGGGCATTGTTCTCTGCTGCGTTTGCGCCTGTCATTGATGCAATGTTAACATCTTTTCCAAGCAGGGCTGCCGCTATCCCGGAAACAAGTGCAGATATGTTAACGCCATCTGCTTTGAATTTTTGAAGGCTCTGAGCCATTTGGTCGCGCTGTAGCTGATCCGTCCTTCCCTCGATGACCCGTTTGGCAAAATCCGTTACTTCTGTCTCTTTAGAGCTGTACAGCATCTCCCCTACAGCTTCACCAACTACCGCTCCAACAGCTCCAGAGGCCCCATCGCCGCCAAGAGCCAAATCCATTGCTCCGCCAAGGGCTGCATGGGCAATATACTGTGCTGCCTTATTGATGTTGCCGTTATGATGTGCCGCTCCAATTTCCGTGGCAGCGGATGCCCCAATCTCCGAAACAATCGCCCCCTGTATGCTGCCAAGCAGGTTCTGACCCAGATCGCCACCATTTATGGCGGTATCCACAGCGCCGGAGATGGTGCCGTGTACCACGCCTTGCTGGATAGCACCCGGCAGGTCGGCAACAACATTGGATATATGGTCTCCTATCGTTGTGGCCTTGTCTGCTGCATCTGCCATTTCGGGTTTGAAGAATGTGGCATCCACACCCGCGATAATGGCGGCCGTGAGAATAGATGTCGCAAGAGAGCGGACCGCCCGTTCCGATATCAGGTCCTTGAACACGCCCCCAAGGTCGCCCTTGTTGTTGGCAAGGCTGATGGCGGCATGGGGGCTTGGAAGGAGGAGGAATGGAGAAAGGCTGCCCGGAAAGGGCAGCCTTAATGGCGTATCGATGAAAAGAGAGAAAGCTGGCGAATGCTATCTCTGTACAGTCAGTGGATACTATCTCTGTACATACTATCTTTGTACACGCTGACAAGCATGAACCACTACAGATCACCATATTGAGTCGGGCTATTTCAATTTATAGACTGATATATTATGCTTTTTTGCAATGTCATCAATCTCACTGATTTGTACATGCCCAACTACTTTTAAAATACTATCCCAGTCTGGCTTCTCACCTTTAGTGTACATGCCTAGCGACTCTATGTATGGCATGAATGAATAGCATTTTGTTTCATCAAACACATCTTCCAAGCTTAGCCAGGTCGTTTCACATTCTTCGCAAACATAAATTATTATCATATTCTGCTTTAGCAAAACCTTCTCTATTCTTCCATCGTAAAGAGATGTGCAGCAAACTACACCTTTTTTATCTACGTCAATTCGATCTATCATAAAAACATCCTATTTTACTGGAAACGCTGTGACAATTTCACCTGTTCCAGGGATCGTAACTATCTTTATATAGCGTTCTCCTTTGGTGCCAACAATTCTACCCATATCCACAACATGGACAATTTTCCCTTTATCAAGCAATCCAGTTCCTCGCGTTCTCCAAGCCTCATCAACCATTCCAAGAATCTGGTCTTTCGAGACGTTAAACACACTATGTATTGGCTTTGTTTTGTCCTCTATTCCATGCGCAAGAACATGCTGAATTCTATTTCCAAACTTCCTATCAACTCCATACACCAAACCAGCTGGCGAGGTCCATGTTTTCGTTGCCTTGTCGTATGAGAGCTTAACACTCCCCGCACCAACGCCGCCACCCCCAAGGGATGCCTTGCTGCCGACAATCGCGCCAATGCTCCCGGCTAAAATGCTTATTCCAAACTCTGCTGCAGCAACATCATTTTCGAACTGATCTCTAAACCCAAAGCTATCAACATTTGGAGCCACTATAGATGATGACAAATTATACCGAAGCTGAGAAGCAATTTCTGTCGCAATCTCTGTCTTAGCCTGCTCAATATATCCTCCAACAATTGTATCCTTAGCAATGTCTCCCGCAACTGAAATTGCTGTTTTAATTGGACCGACAAGTAGAGTTTGCAATCCAAGCAAGGCCAGCGCAGCTTCTTCTTTGTATGGAATGCTTTCAAAATAATCTTTTGCAGAACCTAGAGCAGTTAGAACCATGACGCCAACAGGAGTTGGAGCGTTTAGATATATATC
Coding sequences within it:
- a CDS encoding endonuclease toxin domain-containing protein codes for the protein MDTPLRLPFPGSLSPFLLLPSPHAAISLANNKGDLGGVFKDLISERAVRSLATSILTAAIIAGVDATFFKPEMADAADKATTIGDHISNVVADLPGAIQQGVVHGTISGAVDTAINGGDLGQNLLGSIQGAIVSEIGASAATEIGAAHHNGNINKAAQYIAHAALGGAMDLALGGDGASGAVGAVVGEAVGEMLYSSKETEVTDFAKRVIEGRTDQLQRDQMAQSLQKFKADGVNISALVSGIAAALLGKDVNIASMTGANAAENNALATIAALLCVVFAAYATVEGGGDVVAGIRRIGAGDDTASKLVESGLLAAGELAYEVAPEQTEWVLSQLSVLGAGADAIVTYVDDKTGNTVSAYWSSLSEDDRNLIKGLGVGASFVVGNANCGSLFQKVGSKFASSKALTTASKLEDAAEALGEVAVVSAGKASATVVDLAETGIQWGKGIQGQGMPFENYIASLLPAETRLPANFKTFDFFDVETGLATSVKTLDTATAAKIANPSQVYYSLKSNVDAAANFSYARMLEAEVKAAQIVARELKVAIPDNTTPAQWMEINKAIQYGQSKGVTVMITVVK